The genomic window GATGTAATATCTAACTTCTTTAGAATATTACGTCTATGCGTATCTACGGTATGTGAACTGATGTTAAGCTTTTCGGAAATTTCTTTACTTGTCTTATCTAAAATTAAAAGTCTTATAATGTCTCTTTCTCTATTGGTAACACTATCGTGCAGTAATTTTTGAGAAAAGCTATCAAAGTATATGGTTTCGTATTCTTGCTTATCATTTAGCAATTTGGCAGAGGCTGTAATATCTAACTTAACATCTGGATGCATAATTGTATAATGAGCCAAGCCTATAATTGGCTTGTTCTCTGAGTCAAAAATCAATGGTGTGGTATTTTGTACCACATTTACATAAATATTTTGTGCGTTTTTAAATCTAAAATTCCATGTATAACTAGCATCTTGTCTTTTTTCCTTCGGAATTTCACTCAATGTAAACTTCATAAGACTATTTAATGCTTGTAGCCAAAACTCTATATCTTCAGGATGAATTCTACTCCAGAAGTAACGCATTCCTTTTTCCTTAAGTTCATTTGGATCTAGTCCTAAGGAAGCTTTGTAATTTTTACTAACATATTCAAAGGTTAGATCTTGCGTATTGGTTATGCAAAAAAAGGTTGAGCTATAAGGTAAAAAACGATCCATCTCTATGATTTTCTCTATATGCTTCTCTAAAGATGGTTTATCGTAAGATTCAAATATAAAATTGTATAATTCTTTGATTTTGGAATACTTCATAAACTGTATTAATCATTTTAATTAGGAAACCCTAACATCTCACCCATACCCACCGTAAATAGCCAACAACCATAAATAGCATGTTCTATAGAAACTAAAAGTGTAGATTTTGTTTTTTTAAAAGTTAGTGCAAATAAAATACCTCCTATAAACGTAAAAATCATGACTAAAGTATTTTTAAAGAATATATGTGCCAATGAAAATAATGCAGCATTTACCATTATAAACAAGGCATTGCTTCTAAATAGCGATTCGTAGCGTTGAAAGAAAAACGTTCTGTAAACCAACTCTTGTGGATATACCGAAAAAACAGAATACACAAACAAAATCGCCACCCACAACATAGGCTTTGATTTTATGACCTCAAATAAATTTTTATAGTCAACTATATACACATAAATACTAGTGATAATTGCTATTACTAAAAACTTTATGATGGTTCGTTGCCAAAATTGAGTCCAATTAATATGCTGTCTAATTTTAAACTTATTATTTTCAACCTTAAGAAGTACGTAGGTTACATAAACAAATGCCAATGAACCTATAACTAGTTTAATCCAAAGCTGAAACTCTAATACAAAACTTACCGGAATTAATACAAACCCAATAAAAAATTCAAAAAGTCTATACCTTATGCTTTGCATATTATAATGTTATTGCTGTTGTGTGCTTTACTTCATTTATTACAAACATACTATGCGTGCTACCTATATGGTTTATATTGGTAAGCTTTTTAACCATAAAATCTCTAAACGCTTCCATATCCTTAACCAACACTTTTAACAAGTAGTCATAGTCTCCACTAATATGATAACACTCTAGCACTTCGTCTAATTTACGAACTTCTCTTTCAAATTTCATAAC from Winogradskyella sp. MH6 includes these protein-coding regions:
- a CDS encoding LuxR C-terminal-related transcriptional regulator; translated protein: MKYSKIKELYNFIFESYDKPSLEKHIEKIIEMDRFLPYSSTFFCITNTQDLTFEYVSKNYKASLGLDPNELKEKGMRYFWSRIHPEDIEFWLQALNSLMKFTLSEIPKEKRQDASYTWNFRFKNAQNIYVNVVQNTTPLIFDSENKPIIGLAHYTIMHPDVKLDITASAKLLNDKQEYETIYFDSFSQKLLHDSVTNRERDIIRLLILDKTSKEISEKLNISSHTVDTHRRNILKKLDITSTGELVGILKLNPHWL
- a CDS encoding CPBP family intramembrane glutamic endopeptidase; this translates as MQSIRYRLFEFFIGFVLIPVSFVLEFQLWIKLVIGSLAFVYVTYVLLKVENNKFKIRQHINWTQFWQRTIIKFLVIAIITSIYVYIVDYKNLFEVIKSKPMLWVAILFVYSVFSVYPQELVYRTFFFQRYESLFRSNALFIMVNAALFSLAHIFFKNTLVMIFTFIGGILFALTFKKTKSTLLVSIEHAIYGCWLFTVGMGEMLGFPN